The genome window TTCTTTTTACAGATTAGAGGAATCGCAAGAGACTGAAAGGTTCAAAGGATGGATTCAAGTCCTCACTAACGAAGTTAAAAACGCACCTAAGTAAACCTAAAAATAAATACACTACTCTCTTTCATAACAGTAAAAGGCTAGTTCATTTTTGGACTAGTCTTTTCTTTTATCATATTATTCAGACAGTAATTCTTTATTTAGAGAAAACCTTTTAGTTCAAAATTGATTATGTGTATTAGAATTTTCTAAACTAATACACAAATGTCAAAAAAGATAAAGCTTAGTATTCTTGACCAATCCCCTATCGCTAGTCATGAATCTGCTGCTGATGCACTATCAAACTCAACGGCTTTAATTAAAGCTGCTGAAAAATGGGGCTATCATAGATACTGGGTATCAGAACATCATAACAGTACTTCATTGGCAGGTTCTGCTCCAGAAGTTCTTATTGCTCATTTAGCGGCAAATACACACAACATTAGAGTGGGATCGGGCGGCGTAATGCTACCTCACTATAGCAGTTACAAAGTTGCTGAAGCTTTTAATCTATTAGCTACTTTATATCCTAACCGAATAGATTTAGGAGTCGGTAGAGCGCCTGGAACTGATGCTCCCGCTATTTATGCACTCAATGCGCATAAGGGAAACTACGACACAGATAAATTCCCGCAACAAATTAATGAACTTAAACAATATACACGTTCATCAATTCAATCAGAGGTAGGAACACTTTCAGCTTCTCCACTTCCGAAAATAGCTCCTCCTATCTGGACTTTGAGTTCTAGTGGATTTGGTGCAAGACATGCCGCTCAACAAGGTGTAGGATTTGCCTTCGCTCACTTTATTAATCCAAATGGAGGTGCTGAAGCCATGAAATATTATAAAGAAGCATTTGTTCCCCAAACTGAAAATGACACACCAAATGGACTAGCTTGTGTATTTGTTCATTGTGCTGACACAAATGAAAAGGCACTTGAACTTCAACACACCATGGATATTCTGATGCTTTACATTGAAACAGGTAGACGTATTCCTATTGCTTCTTATGAAGAATTAAAAGATGTAGAACTATCTCCAGCAGAACAAGGGCGAATTTTACAGAATAGAGAGCGAATGATTTTTGGTACTCCAGAAAAGGTTAAATCTGAACTGGAGCAATTGGCTGAAAATTATGATGTAGATGAAATTATGGCTGTAACAATTACACATGATTTCAAGAACAGACTACGTTCTTATGAGCTTTTAGCAGAAGCATTTGAATTGAACTAATTCTCTATTCACACTTAAATAACATTGGTTTGTTTGCTTTTTGTACTACGTCAAAAGCAAACAAACCCTACTTCATCACGTCTTTTTTACTTCAAGTAAAACCCTTTCTCAAAAAAGCTTATCCTCCATTAGTTCAAGAAATATATTTGGTAAAAGTAAGTTTTAGAATACTTGTATCAACACAATCCAATACAACCAACATAACATCAAAGCTTACCATACCAATTTCACATAGAAAACAATCAAGCTAATGGAAAACAAATCTTACGTTAAACAGCACAAAAAGAGATTTTTAACCACTCTCCTATTCTTTTTCATCTATCATTTCACTTTAGGGCAAAGTATATACGTCTCTAAATCTGGTAATGATACAAATTCAGGAACTAA of Sediminitomix flava contains these proteins:
- a CDS encoding LLM class flavin-dependent oxidoreductase gives rise to the protein MSKKIKLSILDQSPIASHESAADALSNSTALIKAAEKWGYHRYWVSEHHNSTSLAGSAPEVLIAHLAANTHNIRVGSGGVMLPHYSSYKVAEAFNLLATLYPNRIDLGVGRAPGTDAPAIYALNAHKGNYDTDKFPQQINELKQYTRSSIQSEVGTLSASPLPKIAPPIWTLSSSGFGARHAAQQGVGFAFAHFINPNGGAEAMKYYKEAFVPQTENDTPNGLACVFVHCADTNEKALELQHTMDILMLYIETGRRIPIASYEELKDVELSPAEQGRILQNRERMIFGTPEKVKSELEQLAENYDVDEIMAVTITHDFKNRLRSYELLAEAFELN